A part of Fundulus heteroclitus isolate FHET01 chromosome 23, MU-UCD_Fhet_4.1, whole genome shotgun sequence genomic DNA contains:
- the bod1l1 gene encoding biorientation of chromosomes in cell division protein 1-like 1 isoform X4, which translates to MAGLPPGDPQLVSMIVNHLKTQGLFDQFRRDCLADVDTKPAYLNLKQRVDNFVSNHLSNHTWSPHLNKNQLRNNIRQLVLQSGMLEQGVDRIVAQVVDPKVNHIFRPQVERVVREFLSPGSCSEEPTAPLTPAEIKTDIGVLEQASSSAATPVPGGHAMSILETITSLNQEASVRGGKTQVLDEPMELVEDNEQDMEVVEDSDSNQEGKPPEEAVEAKAAADVHAADVKTESPEEQMDAEKEQLKEEVKTEEEDAGAAEQTEERREKPPGKPSGKVSEEKSDDEAGKSTSQAKQKARERIKEEYSLEDSDLDGLSDITVSSVHTSDLSSFEEESDEEEEPSDSSEEGEFPPHDEGVKAEGKHTSVETEDADKEHKPRRKAYVHKPFLYSRYYSDSDDEVTVEERRRSAAKDKEERLLKRQQNRERMEEKRKQKAVQAEEQDSKKAKSSDAGGLEGPKAKEARKERKVLEKKMALNRKRKLDSRKEGDVSSKKKGDAGEAPRKAEAKPSTPKNPQAKLVRNLSEPATSDDRLGRTSGSVSEDSCDSRKPPDRSRTHSFILDLEQGSQEALKQRSFGKFDRLPRKERKEKDRSQSDERSKLRQKHEKKPEHPAEEAPQKDAGAKPSSEEKVEKKLKLKSEKKVAGIVREGKAMEESTEEGGSKDARKIKGGSVEKDKIREKDKSKEKEKAKGDKLSNKGDLKQLLRPDSAGSSEDRSDKEPGSDGAKKRHKHSKEALKRSKSHSEERPGEKPKSKADGEKERSKADGQKTHRPSAEPERDSKKAKAAEKEKGTEKSKAKAKEEGKVKTDKKPQSPDVRGAGGAGVCKADAAKGKKKDGSTKEQRKLSEDAPHDKSELKSSKKKLEKKDRAPEKKGESPETSEGPSKSSVLAAETEEPPKKQAPLQDTSTESDPIATTVTTSFSDDTCDALSDITPEPSEGEADSRPGEMPGVPAEADALLALMDVCASAEARLPPDALQKEVTPEMELQDADMKMKEAALTLLSMDPDSTVSSSLSVQDGREESPQSSPDRQPTEAAATAEEERWLYPTEAAPKTELPVTRAPPDATPEAAAADENRRFSAAEPTLQAELSVSETALAASPPTAAGEEEEEEEEKPLPPVEAAPQMEPVATETSLTASLQTATAQEEKQLRPVSEAPGSDLAATGTRPSSQAAAAEGEKEQLSAGQTAPETEPPAAAASSAASSAASSQPSAAEEEKQPSPAEAAPQTEPAAPELSVAASQHAAAPEEDEQLSTAQTVAETEPPAAAASSAASLQTAADEEEKRLSAVEPEPRAEPVAAEASTDASQHSAADEEEKQLSPDQTAPEAELSAAAASSAEPITTEVPTAASQRAAAAEEEERLSPAQTAAESELAAPGASSAAPLQTAAAEEEEEEEEEQLSAVEPEPEPGPVAPEVPMVAPQQAAAYEEEGQLSSVQTAPLTERTAPESSPAGSEQPAAAEEEKQLPSVEAAPLTELTAPESLPAASPLAAAARDDKQLPAAQTAPEAEGPATEATAAASEDASAEDARLRSQSEAAPEAEISPAETSSPALHLPAADERSECQMDSSETDVAETATPQEEEEASDKCAAPLRDEESEAAETTSETQADGRRAAADKDGELVPVVAAETEEIPGESTVAADQLSAFPGKSEQAAAAQTSLEAAKAEGEENQATDDERETEGKTAEEKKMDLEKVEVDISDKTESGETDPGIRLVKQISNVSSTDSQEDEKSSDVSEKEEKTERRRGRKRKRSIIIDDTKDEKSEQPSVEESEQEKAVELQTPRRGRSCRNTEPEERDQKEPERSEKTPSRRGRRSGVVAEEPTDDNLKTNEAKVEDDAGQTAPLKEAEKEIPEHENEAEKGNQGESEVSLPSPAPEERKVIGRPDSQEAADTCQPGVKRKRSEETEASAEEGEAQQAGAESEQKQREEQDEKNDGLGTSESRSDAVEAQSCSQKKPDGSEEQQDQEAAPKRPARRGRPPKAAPAADDSGSAGQPGVKRKRSEETEASAEEGEAQQAGAESEQEQREEQDEKNDGLGTSESRSDAVEAQSCSQKKPDGSEEQQDQEAAPKRPARRGRPPKAAPAADDSVKKESKPEEKESEQNEEEEEESENEDEDKETATRATTRSAARLEAQRNKPSKPSTRASRQSGKEETTAGTRGTRAQASAKGGRKREASPPAVRTRGGPKSEEPPSKRAKR; encoded by the exons ATGGCCGGTCTGCCTCCGGGGGACCCGCAGCTCGTCTCGATGATCGTCAACCATTTGAAGACGCAGGGACTCTTCGACCAGTTCAGGAGGGACTGTCTGGCAGACGTTGACACAAAG ccaGCTTACCTGAACCTGAAACAAAGAGTGGACAACTTTGTGTCCAATCACCTCTCCAATCACACATGGAGTCCTCATCTGAACAAAAACCAGCTGCGGAACAACATCCGGCAGCTCGTCCTGCA GTCTGGCATGCTGGAGCAGGGGGTGGACAGGATTGTGGCCCAGGTGGTGGACCCCAAAGTCAATCACATCTTCCGGCCGCAGGTGGAGAGGGTGGTCCGGGAATTTCTGTCCCCGGGCAGCTGCTCTGAGGAGCCGACAGCTCCTCTGACACCAGCGGAGATCAAGACGGACATCGGCGTCCTTGAACAAG CTTCCTCGTCGGCTGCCACTCCGGTTCCAGGCGGCCACGCCATGTCCATCCTGGAAACCATAACCTCTCTCAACCAGGAGGCAAGCGTCCGGGGCGGGAAAACCCAAGTTCTGGATGAGCCCATGGAGCTGGTGGAGGACAACGAGCAAGACATGGAGGTCGTGGAGGACAGTGACAGTAACCAGGAGGGGAAGCCGCCGGAAGAGGCAGTGGAGGCAAAAGCGGCGGCAGACGTCCACGCAGCGGACGTTAAGACGGAGAGCCCGGAGGAGCAGATGGACGCGGAGAAGGAGCAGCTAAAAGAGGAGGTTAAGACTGAGGAGGAGGACGCAGGAGCTGCGGAACAAACGgaggaaaggagagaaaaacCTCCAGGCAAACCGAGCGGGAAGGTCTCAGAGGAGAAGTCGGACGATGAGGCGGGGAAATCTACGAGCCAGGCCAAGCAGAAGGCCAGAGAGAGGATTAAAGAGG AATACTCTTTGGAGGACTCCGACCTTGACGGGCTGAGTGACATCACAGTGAGCTCCGTCCACACCAGCGACCTGTCCTCTTTCGAGGAGGAAAGCGACGAAGAGGAGGAGCCCTCTGACTCTTCTGAAGAGGGCGAGTTTCCACCACATG ACGAAGGTGTAAAGGCTGAGGGGAAACACACCAGTGTGGAGACCGAAGATGCGGACAAAGAGCACAAACCACGGCGCAAGGCATATGTCCACAAACCCTTCCTCTACTCCCGCTACTATAGCGACTCGGATGATGAGGTCACTGTGGAGGAGCGCCGCCGATCCGCC GCGAAAGACAAAGAAGAAAGGCTGCTGAAGAGACAGCAGAACCGAGAGCGAATGGAGGAGAAGCGTAAACAGAAAGCGGTGCAGGCCGAAGAGCAAG ACAGCAAAAAGGCAAAGAGCTCTGATGCCGGCGGCCTGGAAGGCCCCAAAGCCAAAGAAGCCCGCAAAGAAAGGAAGgttctggagaaaaaaatggcGCTCAACAGGAAGCGGAAACTAGACTCAAG AAAAGAGGGAGATGTTTCGAGCAAGAAGAAGGGAGACGCAGGGGAAGCGCCCAGGAAAGCG GAAGCGAAACCCTCAACGCCGAAGAACCCACAAGCCAAACTAGTGAGAAATCTGTCCGAACCGGCGACCTCTGACGACAGGCTGGGGCGGACGAGCGGCAGCGTGTCCGAGGACTCCTGCGACTCCAGGAAGCCGCCCGACAGAAGCCGGACACACTCCTTCATCCTGGATCTGGAGCAGGGCTCCCAGGAGGCTCTTAAACAGCGCTCCTTTGGGAAATTCGACCGCCTGCCCCGCAAAGAACGCAAGGAGAAGGACCGCAGCCAGTCCGACGAGCGCTCCAAGCTCAGGCAAAAGCACGAGAAGAAGCCTGAACATCCGGCGGAGGAAGCGCCGCAGAAGGACGCCGGCGCTAAACCGTCCTCCGAAGAAAAAGTCGAGAAGAAACTTAAGCTCAAAAGTGAGAAGAAAGTTGCTGGGATCGTCCGAGAAGGAAAGGCGATGGAAGAGAGCACCGAGGAAGGAGGGTCTAAGGATGCCAGGAAGATAAAAGGGGGATCTGTGGAGAAGGACAAAATAAGGGAGAAAGACAAGagcaaagaaaaggaaaaggctAAAGGGGACAAATTGTCAAATAAAGGTGATCTGAAGCAGCTACTTCGCCCAGATTCCGCAGGATCCTCCGAGGATCGCTCTGACAAGGAGCCCGGCTCTGACGGCGCCAAGAAGAGACACAAACACTCCAAGGAAGCGTTGAAAAGGTCCAAGAGCCACTCCGAGGAGAGACCGGGAGAGAAGCCCAAATCCAAAGCCGACGGCGAGAAAGAACGGAGCAAAGCAGATGGCCAGAAGACACACAGGCCGAGCGCTGAGCCGGAGAGGGATTCCAAAAAAGCCAAGGCTGCGGAAAAAGAGAAGGGTACAGAAAAATCAAAGGCGAAGGCCAAAGAGGAGGGAAAGGTGAAAACGGACAAGAAGCCTCAGAGTCCTGACGTCAGAGGCGCTGGGGGAGCCGGTGTCTGTAAAGCCGACGCGGcgaaagggaagaaaaaagatGGAAGCACGAAAGAACAGAGGAAACTCTCTGAAGACGCTCCACACGACAAGTCGGAGCTTAAAAGTTCAAAGAAAAAGCTAGAGAAGAAGGACAGAGCCCCGGAAAAGAAGGGCGAGAGTCCGGAAACCTCGGAGGGGCCCTCCAAGTCTTCGGTCCTCGCCGCCGAGACAGAAGAGCCTCCTAAGAAACAAGCTCCTCTCCAAGACACCAGCACAGAGTCCGATCCCATCGCCACCACCGTCACCACGTCCTTCTCCGACGACACCTGCGACGCCTTGAGCGACATCACCCCCGAGCCGTCCGAGGGAGAGGCGGACTCCCGGCCCGGCGAGATGCCAGGAGTGCCGGCCGAGGCCGACGCCCTGCTGGCGCTCATGGACGTCTGCGCGTCGGCCGAGGCCCGGCTCCCCCCCGACGCCCTGCAGAAGGAAGTCACCCCGGAGATGGAGCTCCAGGACGCCGACATGAAGATGAAGGAGGCCGCCCTCACCCTGCTCTCCATGGATCCTGACAGCACCGTGTCCTCCAGCTTGAGCGTCCAAGACGGGAGGGAGGAATCGCCGCAGAGCTCCCCCGACCGGCAGCCGACCGAAGCTGCCGCCACCGCCGAGGAGGAGAGGTGGCTCTATCCGACGGAGGCGGCGCCTAAAACGGAGCTTCCCGTCACCCGAGCCCCGCCGGACGCGACTCCGGAGGCGGCCGCCGCGGACGAGAACCGGCGTTTCTCTGCAGCGGAGCCAACTCTTCAAGCTGAGCTCAGTGTCTCTGAGACGGCACTGGCTGCATCTCCACCAACCGCAGCaggtgaggaggaagaggaagaggaggagaagccGCTCCCTCCTGTGGAAGCAGCGCCTCAGATGGAGCCCGTCGCCACTGAGACCTCGCTGACTGCGTCTCTCCAAACGGCTACAGCACAGGAGGAGAAGCAGCTCCGTCCCGTCAGCGAGGCGCCTGGAAGTGATCTCGCCGCCACGGGAACCAGGCCGTCCTCACAAGCGGCTGCAGCTGAAGGGGAGAAGGAGCAGCTCTCTGCAGGTCAGACTGCCCCAGAAACCGAGCCTCCCGCAGCCGCTGCATCCTCCGCTGCCTCCTCCGCTGCATCCTCGCAACCTTCTGCGGCCGAAGAAGAGAAGCAGCCCTCCCCAGCGGAGGCAGCACCTCAAACTGAGCCTGCTGCACCCGAGCTCTCAGTGGCTGCATCTCAACATGCCGCTGCACCTGAAGAGGACGAGCAGCTCTCTACAGCTCAAACGGTGGCAGAAACCGAGCCTCCTGCAGCCGCCGCCTCCTCCGCCGCATCTCTACAGACCGCCGCAGACGAAGAGGAGAAGCGGCTCTCCGCTGTGGAGCCAGAACCTCGAGCTGAGCCTGTTGCAGCTGAGGCCTCGACGGATGCGTCTCAGCACTCTGCCGCAGACGAAGAGGAGAAGCAGCTCTCTCCAGATCAAACGGCCCCAGAAGCTGAGCTTTCTGCAGCCGCTGCCTCATCCGCCGAGCCTATTACGACCGAGGTCCCAACGGCTGCGTCTCAACGAGCTGCTGCAGCCGAAGAGGAGGAGCGGCTCTCTCCGGCTCAAACAGCGGCAGAAAGTGAGCTCGCCGCACCCGGAGCCTCCTCCGCTGCACCTCTACAGACCGCTGCAgccgaagaggaggaggaggaggaggaggagcagctctcTGCCGTGGAGCCAGAACCTGAACCTGGGCCTGTTGCACCCGAGGTCCCGATGGTTGCACctcaacaagctgctgcatatgAGGAGGAAGGTCAACTATCCTCTGTGCAAACGGCGCCTCTGACGGAGCGTACCGCACCTGAGAGTTCACCAGCTGGATCCGAACAACCCGCTGCGGCTGAAGAGGAGAAGCAGCTCCCTTCAGTGGAGGCCGCGCCTCTGACTGAGCTTACTGCACCTGAGAGTTTACCTGCCGCATCGCCGCTAGCTGCTGCAGCCAGGGACGACAAGCAGCTCCCTGCAGCTCAAACGGCACCAGAAGCCGAGGGCCCAGCGACCGAGGCTACAGCGGCTGCCTCTGAAGACGCTTCGGCTGAAGACGCGAGGCTACGCTCTCAGAGTGAAGCAGCACCCGAGGCCGAGATTAGTCCCGCTGAGACCTCATCACCTGCATTACatcttcctgctgcag ACGAGCGCTCCGAATGCCAGATGGACTCAAGTGAGACGGACGTGGCAGAGACGGCTACTCCACAG gaggaggaggaggcttcAGACAAATGTGCAGCTCCTCTGAGGGACGAAGAAAGCGAAGCTGCTGAAACGACATCGGAGACACAGGCGGATggaagaagagcagcagctgaCAAAGACGGTG agctGGTACCTGTTGTTGCGGCAGAAACAGAAGAGATCCCAGGAGAGAGTACTGTCGCAGCTGATCAACTTTCAGCGTTTCCAGGTAAATCAG AACAAGCTGCAGCCGCACAGACCAGCCTCGAG GCAGCGAAGGCAGAAGGGGAAGAAAACCAGGCGACGGACGATGAAC GTGAAACTGAGGGCAagacagcagaggaaaaaaagatggaTCTGGAGAAA GTGGAAGTCGACATCTCTGACAAAACCGAGTCTGGGGAAACCGACCCAGGGATCAGATTAGTCAAACAAATCA GTAACGTCTCAAGCACCGACAGTCAGGAAGATGAGAAGAGCTCAGACGTGTCAGAAAAG GAAGAGAAGACGGAGAGAAGAAGAGGGCGTAAAAGAAAGCGTTCAATCATAATTG ACGATACCAAGGACGAAAAGAGCGAGCAGCCGTCTGTCGAG GAAAGCGAGCAGGAGAAGGCCGTCGAGTTACAAACGCCTCGTCGGGGACGATCATGCAGGAACACGGAGCCGGAGGAGAGGGACCAGAAAGAGCCAGAGAGATCGGAGAAGACTCCGAGCCGAAGAGGAAGACGCTCGGGGGTCGTAGCTGAAGAGCCTACCGATG ATAATCTGAAGACGAATGAGGCGAAAGTCGAGGACGACGCTGGTCAAACGGCACCTCtcaaagaagcagaaaaagag atcCCCGAACATGAAAATGAAGCAGAGAAAGGTAATCAAGGTGAAAGTGAAGTCAGTCTGCCTTCTCCTGCCCCAGAGGAGCGCAAAGTTATCGGACGGCCCGATTCCCAGGAGGCCGCGGACACAT GTCAACCAGGAGTGAAGAGGAAGAGATCAGAGGAAACCGAGGCGTCTGCAGAG GAAGGCGAGGCTCAGCAGGCGGGCGCAGAGAGTGAGCAAAAGCAAAGAGAGGAACAAGATGAGAAAAATGATG GACTCGGCACTTCTGAGAGCCGTTCAGACGCCGTGGAAGCCCAAAGCTGCAGCCAGAAGAAGCCAGACGGT TCTGAGGAGCAGCAGGACCAAGAGGCGGCTCCAAAGAGACCGGCTCGGAGGGGACGGCCACCAAAGGCGGCTCCCGCTGCAGACGACTCGGGTAGCGCAG GTCAACCAGGAGTGAAGAGGAAGAGATCAGAGGAAACCGAGGCGTCTGCAGAG GAAGGCGAGGCTCAGCAGGCGGGGGCAGAGAGTGAGCAAGAGCAAAGAGAGGAACAAGATGAGAAAAATGATG GACTCGGCACTTCTGAGAGCCGTTCAGACGCCGTGGAAGCCCAAAGCTGCAGCCAGAAGAAGCCAGACGGT TCTGAGGAGCAGCAGGACCAAGAGGCGGCTCCAAAGAGACCGGCTCGGAGGGGACGGCCACCAAAGGCGGCTCCAGCTGCAGACGACTCGG ttaaaAAGGAGAGTAAACCAGAGGAGAAGGAAAGTGAGCaaaatgaggaagaggaggaggaaagcgAGAATGAAGACGAGGATAAGGAGACTGCCACCAGAGCAACGACTCGGTCTGCAGCTCGCCTCGAGGCTCAAAG GAACAAGCCAAGTAAACCCTCCACCCGGGCGAGTCGACAGAGCGGTAAAGAGGAGACCACAGCTGGCACACG